The nucleotide window attatcaaattattataaataattatCAAAAAAACAAGGTCTTAACTGGCCCATGAACAACATGACATATTTGGGACATGGGTAAATGAACATGCAGCAAACGCAATTGTTGTTATAACAGTTATGCTTAAATGTATATCTGTGcatcaataaagtaaagaaTATAATGTAATATAACATAAGAACAAATATAATACAAGCATACCACCGAATTAATTATAGCGAAAATTACTGTTCACGATTTTACGAGTGTAACTTTTTCCGAAAGGGAAAaacataactttatttttttttcaaaaaaaatttcggacATAGGCCGAAATGAGGTCATGACAACAATTttttgttgagtaaaagtctgaaaaataattttttagtaaaaaacgtttttacatGTTGTTAAAAGCTTCATGTGACTTTTCAGTTTATATTATtaagtgtttttattattactgTAACTAAATTCATCGCAATTATACAACATTCAAAATCGTTAACTAAGTTCAAAGTTAGtcctttttttctatatgtcaccGAATTTGATGCCATCGTCACCAAAAATGCTGACAACATCAAATTTTTCATCAAATTGTTTGTTAATACTGTGGTAAGTTTCAAGTCCAACGGACAACGATTGTAAAAATTACACAGGATGGTCGAATCAGCTTCCTCATCCCCTCCCCCGAGCATTAAGGAGCCCATAAAAGGCCCAGCAGGAACAGTGTTAAAATACTAAACGAATTCCAAATAGCAGTTTTTgagaaatattaattttatgaaAACATGACTTAAATATTCGATTTCcgcagaaattaattttgtgaatTGTAAAGACAATAAGAAAACGAGCGGGCAGCAATTTAGAAATAATGGGCAGTTTGCTATTTTAGCAAAATTGCGAAATTTATTTTCGTGAAAGGAATTATTCcttaaaaatcattgaaatgttaTGCTAATATGACGTTTTGCGAATAAACAGACGTGTCTCttactttgtaatttttgttttaattgcaaTAATCTCGATTgattaattattatttaatttagaacttgtagaaattattataaatatagATATTGAAAGTTTTTATTCAATTCTTATCAACAATCCAAATATCGTTGCAATAAGAAATCGTTATAAACGTACACTATTGATGGAAGCTGCAAGTTACAACAAACCATCAATAGTAAAAGATTTGATTGATGCTGGTAGTGATGTGTATGCTGTGGATGAAGATAAATGGAATGCATATCACTACAGTGCACGCTATGGTCATTatgatgttttaaaaattctaaTCAATCATGACGTCACAAGTATCAACAATGTAGACGATGACAGTAACACGCCATTGCATTACGCAGCTCGTCATGATCATGCTGAATGTGTGAAATTACTGTTATCAATGCCAGGTATTGATGTGAACATACGAAACAGTAAAAATGCGACAGCTTTTGATCTGGATAACACTACCTCTATTAATCGTTTATTTGAGGAACGTCACTCTAGTCAGTATTTTGATAAATTATGGTGAAGAACTATTTTTACTGTTCAATAAAAAACGGAATCATCAACATTTCTATCAGTTTCGTAACACCAtgacagattttttttcttatctttatcacaagttaaaatattttttggaacaAGCTTCATTTCATTGAGACCtgggaggaaagaatacggaaggagaaacaactcttttaattctattgaaacactgcgtgaggttctagcaggtgtctgtatagaaacttaatttgaaattttggcggttgtgtgactaaattattcgtgaatatcaattcgcaactatgattggttataaaaacaattagataatttgatgatgaatttgataatattatcaaaacaagaagccatattgaaatcggtaaaatttcttttgttcttatgttaacataattagcgaagaagcacatgctcgacacttttgtaaacaaaaagaaaaagtttatatctcgttttaaaacgacgttctgttataagaagttatttctttagttagaataaacattaatccagcacacattttgtcggcactcgtccggcgcatatctatctatattgtttttcatgatcaaagtggtatactcaagcctgcaaaaataggttattatcatggttaaacgcttttttccaaacgtattgttgacgtttttaacagcaatgtttaccgacttatattaggcacactttccatacaaatatcacgtgcctgcagcgtgttacagtcagatttcaatagaaaaaagttagcccctattaaaggagaatatggaacttaatcatttttttgcgaaaaagactcggtcgagcacctcacgcactgattcttttgaaattaaaaacaatagaaaattcaatacatttaaagtgtacagaaatgaagttgtttctccttccgtattctttcctccaagttgAGACATAATAGGTAGGTTAATCCAACCTCAGTTGCTGGACTATTTGATTTTCAACAGCACTGCGCACATTAATAGCTTTTAAAACGCTGCTACGTTCAAGCTTGTTGTTTagttttgtcaaatttataatattactcTGATAGCATAGCAAGATATTGCATGTTTATGTAGTTCTAAAGTATTCAAAAATatcttgttttaaaataataaaagttgTCAGTGAGTGCTCAGTTCGATTCAAGATTGaaacatcaattttttaaaacgatgTATGTAGAGGTAGGCATTTTAAAGGCCTctttttttaccaaaacaataattttttatgtattactACATGGCAGGGTAATCATATTGTAGGGTCGTGTATGTATGAAACAGCAGTTTTTTCTAGTCAACAACTATTATCTAGGAATCAGCTCATTACAACAAGAGGCTCAGTAGTCCTTGCCTAAAACACTATTATTTGCATAAGATAATATATGCTGAAATTAGTAAGCTTCAACAAGTTTCTACTAAAAGTAAAATTCACAATCTTGAACAAACTTTATTAGGTATTTGTTCATGGAAACTTATTCATATCTACTgctatttttgttgtttgattGAGTACTCAATTGGACAACATAAATTTGCAGAAATAATTAGCAGTGACGCAACAATTGAATCtgttataaataattataatgACACATTTTGGATCTTTTACATATCTACCCTCTAGCTTGAAAGATGAGATTGCACCTCATGCCATAGCAAGCCTATTAAACTATTTGGGTTGTGGCAACACAACCTGACTTTGGATACAACAGGTTGGTATACAGTAGACTACCGGtaattcgaatgccgcttatttcgaactttccgttatttcgaacaaattgccaagtctcttgagtttggtttaataaattctaatattttgagctgcttaatttAAACTctgctaattcgaacatttcgctaattcggACAATTTGTTAATCCCAAGGCtgcattatgctcgttaattcgaaattttgtatatcgataaataaaatcttatgggaaaataaaaaaaaacgttttcatttttattcatttttattgcatcaatggtggcgaaatttctttcaatttatcaattaaattggaatttccaataaaattaagtttacaaggaatttggagGCCTTGCTGTCGCCAAACAAACAAtggtaaaatattttcataaaaagttgtagtaaagttgtaataaagttttattagcataaaacctttaaacgtttattaaaattcttgttttttctgaacttgTGATAATCCGTTAGATCagacaaataatttagtcccttgcgtgttcgaattaacggacgtctactgcaCTTCAACCTTTGCAtcattcttaaatttttgcGTGGACGTTGTACACCCCATGCTGAGGGGTGAGGTTGACAAAAACAATGTCCGCctcatataggtgaatatttatcatagcacatccgtatttcatacTTATTTTCATACTTATTAAATACTTCGCCTCGTTTCCAGACTCTTTGTCTCTTTCGGCATGCTTTTTAAAATATCAGAAGTAGGCGAGGCAAATCACATGGCTGGTTCGTTTCTTGAACAGAAATATTACGTagtgtatattcgtacgcacttttgcccatttttgagtacgtatatgttcatccgctattcgtacgtaaagtgctttagggttagggttaggattttttttccttttttctacgtatgaatagcgctacgcactattaatacgcactttatgtcatattaaagtgcgtacgaataCAGTTCCGAAATATTATGTGGTTTTAGGTTCAGATATTGATATGAAAAGATATGTGTGAGGACTCCGAACTTGTTTATCTGTTGTATTCTTATTTGGTATCAACATTTCTGATAATcagatttattgtttttaactaGAACCAATCTTTTAACCTATAGCTAGCTATCCAGCGACTTTTCCTGGGCTGTAATTTAATATCAGCAAGTAAAAATGTTACCATATACTGAAGTTAACCCCAACGATGTTTTGGAACAGGAGGAAAGATGGCTCACTGTGTGCTTTTTTTGGTGTTGCGGAGAGTTTTCTAGTAACTCAAAATACGCACTAAATACTTCAGCAGTTAGGCTCAACATGCAAATTTTTGttctgccatatttgtttaccgTCAGTACGGGATCTTTCCCCGATCGGATGAGTGTCACCCGAATGTGTAAACCACTCGATTGAGTGAGTCGGCACCGGAGGGAATTTTTCATGACCACCCCATTGAGTGAGTCATAACTGGCGGtaaatttttagctagctagctaaatacataAACAAACCAAACTGCTTGGGAGAGAATTAGTTATTGCCTAGCACCTAGTCAGCTTAAGCTGCTCTAGatacagctagctagctttgtGAAAGATATCAATATTTCTCTTATATATTTTGTGTCAGATATGATAAAAAGTATGCACATTTTTCTCTATATAGCTTGCTATACTGGCTTCTTACTAAACCAACTCAAAGTATGAGCTTCAAAGCCTCAACATGTGCAACCTAGACTGAAAATATGCACCATGTAGACAATCCAACTCAAGAAATCATCAATAGCATCGGGAACGACAgtgaattctttttttaattggtgAAACGGCGCAAAATAAGTAtgacttaatgtaaacaaaaattatattgcacTTTTGGCCAGCAGCTTGCCCTTTTAAAACGCAATTttaagcaagaaaaaaaatcacccAATTCAGTAAGTCTCTCCCGATCGGGTGGTTGTGCACTCACTCGATCGGGTGATTTTACCCCGATTGGGGGACAGTCACCCGATTGGGCAAAGATCCCGTACTGACCATAATTAAGTGATACTTATGCTATAATATACcagttaaaaataaatcaatcacAAAACGACATATCCAAGTGTTATAATGATTCTCAAGGTTAATGTTTTGGTTAATTATTTCAAGTACATGTCAGCCAAAGTGGATGCAACTTTCAGCCAATCTGGCTGTAAAATATCCAATTTGGTATGcataaatctactaaaattctTAATCATATCTAAAGTAACTGGAAAACCAATCTGCAATAAGGAAGTacatagatgtgcatattttacatgtgcAAATGAGCAAAAATCTCAATGTTTAGCACTGGGAAGCGATGCAGGCACCGGGGATCTGATGCCTGGATTGCGGAATCCCCAAAGATCCAATACCTGCACTAGGAGGTCCCTGATTTGTTGATGAGCCTAACTGATCATGCAGTTGTTAGAAATTATGGCTTACCTTACCCAAGAATGCAAACAAGTCTACTAGTTTCTACATATGGAACCAACAAAACCAACCTTGGTATAAGCAGTTACTCAAAATTAGTTGTGGGAAACCTGACAATGTTATGGAGAGCTATTCCTCTGATAATATTGGTATCTTGATTTTGGTAGCTATTATATTAGGATACAAGAAGCCTTCTGAATAAAATGATCTTGCAGCCAGAGGAAACTTTCACTTTCCTGCTGTTAAAAAAGGAAATTGTGTAAAGAAGATATCTTGTTTAACAGCATTGTTTTAGCTACATATAGCTACTTAcctaaaataacaagaaaagagtccgcaatttttgaaacttagCATAATGATATCAatctattgtttttttagattttttcctaTGCGAAAGCAAAAATTTTCAACACTCTTCACCCACACAAAATAACTTAATatgtaacataaaaaaatgtcattcattacacaaaaataatcaaaattttGCAACAACCGAGAATAAAAGAAAgaacttatatatataatactttttaaagatagttttacataaaatttaaaacaaaaatcaaaaggattctttctttttcaccCCTTGTTTCCTGGTAAAAGTTAATAACTCGTTCTACTCCGACTTTAATAGAAACATGGCCCCCCAATTGGGGTTTTGTTTGGAGTGGTAGTTTTCTTCTATAGGCCAGCGATAATTTTACATGTAAATAACTTAAGAAAGTCTTCCCTTATTCAAGGTTTTCACAGCACATCTGATTATAATGCTCTCTCTAATGTTCTCTATGAAAAATCGGTTGCATTATGCTGTGGCAACCATCTGTTAGGAACTGCACCATACAACATTGCCCATCTTTTCATAAAAGTGATCAAGTTCACACAACGCCTCAATTTTCAAAGACATCTGgactcaaaattattatgtaaaatataaatatggcAGAGCCAGCATTTTAAACAGAAGGTAAAAGTGAAATTTCTTTCAAGAAATTAGGATTAAACTCAGTAATGGTAAGCGAGCTATAAAACGCATCATATTGAAGGAAAATTATATACTGTAATGATTCAAACAAGCGCCCTGggcgcttattaaatttttggatttttttgcaTAGGCGCTTAATCAAGGAGGCGCTTAAAAAAAGCTGGGCACTTTTccaatttttcctaattttgtacAATGTAAAGACAATAGTCATTTTCAACTTCgcttttttcctgaaaaataaaactgaacaaaagatGTAACAAAATTAAGTTTAGTCATTCTagggttttaaattaaatttcaatttgTACAGAAAGACCACATACGACTTAATAATTCTGTTACCATGAAATTTAGCAACTCCCCAGCTCTTTTATCAGCAACTACCTATAACTAACTAA belongs to Hydractinia symbiolongicarpus strain clone_291-10 chromosome 1, HSymV2.1, whole genome shotgun sequence and includes:
- the LOC130646224 gene encoding cyclin-dependent kinase 4 inhibitor C-like codes for the protein MGKLVEIIINIDIESFYSILINNPNIVAIRNRYKRTLLMEAASYNKPSIVKDLIDAGSDVYAVDEDKWNAYHYSARYGHYDVLKILINHDVTSINNVDDDSNTPLHYAARHDHAECVKLLLSMPGIDVNIRNSKNATAFDLDNTTSINRLFEERHSSQYFDKLW